A window of Thermocladium sp. ECH_B genomic DNA:
TACAGAATATATTGTGGAATAAATTATATATATTATATTTATTAGGGATTATAGGGAACAGCGCCCATCCCCGGAAGACCAGACACGTAGACTCCAATGATCAGTATAACCACCAGCATCGCTATCACAAATAAATTAAGCCTTGTTAATTTAAGTTCATGATAATATGTTCTATACTTATTTGCCCTGAAGCCCCGAAGATCAGCGGCTATTGCTATTTCCCTAGCATTCCTAAGGGTTAATATTATTATTGCAGTGAGAGAGAGAATCACCACCCTAAAGGAGGCACCAAGCCTCTTAATTATCACAATGGGGTTCCGGGAACCCCGTGGCACAACATCAACGCCCCTTGCCTTCAATGCGTTTATGACTATCATGGAGCTCTCCAGTACCTTAGGTATAGAGGAGGCGGCTAGAAGCAGGGTAAAGCCTAGCTCAATAGGTAGCTTTGACTTCTCAAGGGACCTAAGTATATCGGATGGGGAGGCGGAGAATATTAGTAGCAGACCAGATGCTATTGAGGCGGTTGCACGGAACGATATCTGTAGCCCATATATTAATCCCTCCCAGGTTAATCCAACCGGTGATGCCGTGCTTCCCAGCAAAAATACGGACGCCGAGGAATTTCCCTGGGTGACCCCNAATGAGCTTAATATGGGTGGCAGCAAGTAAATGAAGGTTACATGATGATTGAATATTGCATATAGATATGTGAATGGAGCAAATAGGCTTTCGCTCCATGCGGTGCCTATGAATGTAGCTAATATGAGGGGGCCCGCGACCCGCATCTTAGCAACTGGATCCCTCAGGAATAAGTAGAGCATTAATACCCCGGCCAGGAATATCGCAGATATCCACCAAATAGTCATCGCCGCAACTATTGTTAATATAATGGCCAGCAGTATCTTTGTTCTTGGGTCAAGCCTATATATAAATGAANCACCGCCAGCATACTTGAAGAGGGACATATAGCCCGTGAAGCCAAGCACCTTATAGATCAGTACTATTATGAGAACGGGGCCGTAAAATAATAA
This region includes:
- a CDS encoding cobalt transporter; its protein translation is MIPGLLYNPVINWAIAILLLFYGPVLIIVLIYKVLGFTGYMSLFKYAGGXSFIYRLDPRTKILLAIILTIVAAMTIWWISAIFLAGVLMLYLFLRDPVAKMRVAGPLILATFIGTAWSESLFAPFTYLYAIFNHHVTFIYLLPPILSSXGVTQGNSSASVFLLGSTASPVGLTWEGLIYGLQISFRATASIASGLLLIFSASPSDILRSLEKSKLPIELGFTLLLAASSIPKVLESSMIVINALKARGVDVVPRGSRNPIVIIKRLGASFRVVILSLTAIIILTLRNAREIAIAADLRGFRANKYRTYYHELKLTRLNLFVIAMLVVILIIGVYVSGLPGMGAVPYNP